A genomic stretch from Methanomassiliicoccales archaeon includes:
- a CDS encoding methanogenesis marker 5 protein, which produces MPPNSLILFDLVERFGHEPLSAMKAIAERVTDLEIDSPPINVTSEDVKKGLKYAGIEVPSGIRGRLALWGPLIDEAEAAIVMEDAPYYFGCVGCHRTNEMVKYLLRKKGIPILEIPYPTNEEEAKLMVTKIKEFLEGLK; this is translated from the coding sequence TCATACTCTTTGATCTCGTCGAGCGTTTTGGACACGAACCGCTGAGTGCCATGAAAGCGATCGCAGAAAGGGTCACAGATCTCGAAATTGATTCCCCTCCGATTAATGTCACATCTGAAGACGTGAAAAAAGGACTCAAGTACGCAGGTATCGAAGTTCCATCGGGAATTAGAGGTCGCCTAGCGTTGTGGGGACCTCTGATTGACGAGGCCGAGGCCGCCATCGTCATGGAGGATGCGCCATACTACTTCGGTTGCGTCGGATGCCACCGTACAAACGAGATGGTGAAGTACCTGTTACGCAAGAAAGGCATTCCCATCCTTGAAATTCCTTACCCTACCAATGAAGAAGAAGCGAAACTCATGGTCACCAAGATTAAAGAATTCCTGGAGGGGCTGAAATGA
- a CDS encoding methanogenesis marker 15 protein has translation MIKIAQLSCGTEYSGVQAEIEKAASIVGAKMVAPDVDLKDIDAAVEEFGFSPSSPQLRMMIARAVQLAHGRYDADAVFIASCFRCAEGALVRNEVRRYVQNHTRLPVVTYSFTERTKSGQLLTRMEALVTIVTRKDLLARERQVGLTVGIDSGSTTTKAMVVRDNEVIGKYWLPTGEVIASAEDALEKALAEAGVKLSEVEAIGVTGYGRFIIGKKLKAKLVQEELTVNSKGAVWLADRQKGEATIIDIGGMDNKAITVRDGIPDNFTMGGICAGASGRFLEIVAKRLKVDITELGKLADAGDYRKINMNSYCSIFGIQDLVTSLAEGNSIEDVASAACHSVAEQIYEQQLQEIDIRQPVIQVGGTSLISGMVTAMKDILGQEPIVPKNSQYIGSAGAALLASGFLEG, from the coding sequence ATGATCAAGATCGCGCAGCTTTCTTGTGGAACCGAATACAGCGGTGTGCAAGCCGAGATCGAAAAAGCCGCAAGTATTGTCGGCGCAAAAATGGTCGCACCGGATGTTGATCTCAAAGACATCGATGCTGCTGTCGAAGAATTCGGTTTTTCACCATCAAGCCCTCAACTCAGGATGATGATCGCAAGGGCGGTACAGCTTGCCCATGGAAGATATGACGCCGATGCTGTTTTCATCGCGAGCTGCTTTCGATGCGCAGAAGGGGCACTGGTCAGGAACGAGGTCCGGCGATACGTACAGAATCATACGCGACTGCCTGTTGTGACTTACTCATTCACGGAAAGAACGAAGTCAGGCCAGCTGTTGACGCGTATGGAAGCACTCGTAACGATTGTCACTCGAAAAGATCTGCTCGCCAGAGAAAGACAGGTCGGCTTGACCGTTGGTATCGATTCGGGTTCAACGACAACGAAAGCGATGGTCGTCAGAGATAACGAGGTCATTGGAAAATACTGGCTCCCAACAGGCGAAGTCATCGCTTCGGCGGAGGATGCGCTTGAGAAAGCATTGGCAGAGGCTGGCGTGAAGCTCAGCGAAGTCGAGGCCATCGGTGTGACAGGCTACGGTCGATTTATCATTGGGAAGAAACTGAAGGCGAAGCTTGTTCAGGAAGAATTGACAGTCAATTCAAAGGGTGCAGTCTGGCTCGCAGACAGACAGAAGGGAGAGGCAACGATTATCGATATTGGAGGAATGGACAACAAGGCTATCACCGTCCGCGACGGGATTCCTGATAACTTCACCATGGGTGGTATATGCGCTGGTGCCTCGGGGAGATTCCTCGAAATCGTGGCGAAAAGACTCAAAGTCGATATCACGGAACTCGGAAAACTCGCGGATGCAGGCGATTACAGAAAGATCAATATGAACTCATACTGCTCGATTTTCGGAATACAGGATCTTGTTACCTCGCTGGCGGAAGGCAACTCGATCGAGGATGTCGCCTCTGCGGCGTGCCACAGTGTTGCGGAGCAGATCTACGAGCAACAGTTGCAGGAAATTGATATCAGACAACCGGTCATCCAGGTAGGTGGAACATCGCTCATCAGCGGCATGGTGACCGCGATGAAGGACATACTCGGCCAGGAACCGATCGTTCCGAAAAATTCCCAGTATATCGGTTCAGCTGGCGCAGCGTTGCTTGCTTCGGGTTTCCTTGAGGGTTGA
- a CDS encoding methanogenesis marker 17 protein: MIVKVEGPEKFGNESYVELFNSILLDIGITRHVEAVKFIIRPSDPLFLISVKTRKAAGKIRITEIAEISQGKEGTYINITDENYAPSLISLLWQLYGRERIEQLSRLEILCKGIDEKEILEIAIDRGEELRKKVLDALWRLLPEGFKIRYDLSSENIITIVATEYEMKEEWKRLAEKVHADMEVLDVQSAAL; this comes from the coding sequence ATGATAGTTAAAGTGGAAGGACCCGAAAAGTTTGGAAATGAGAGCTATGTGGAGTTGTTCAACAGCATCCTTCTCGATATTGGCATTACGAGGCACGTAGAGGCAGTGAAATTCATCATTAGGCCATCGGACCCCCTTTTCCTCATTTCGGTAAAGACAAGGAAAGCAGCTGGTAAGATCAGAATTACTGAGATTGCGGAAATTTCGCAAGGCAAGGAAGGGACGTACATCAACATCACCGATGAGAACTATGCGCCCTCTCTCATATCGTTGCTCTGGCAACTCTACGGTAGGGAACGAATTGAACAACTTTCAAGACTTGAGATTCTTTGTAAGGGAATCGATGAGAAGGAAATTCTAGAAATCGCAATCGACCGAGGGGAGGAACTGAGGAAGAAGGTGCTCGACGCGCTATGGAGGCTCTTACCAGAAGGTTTCAAGATTCGATATGATCTTTCTTCGGAAAACATTATCACGATCGTAGCAACAGAATACGAGATGAAAGAAGAATGGAAGCGGCTAGCTGAAAAGGTTCATGCTGATATGGAGGTCCTCGATGTACAAAGTGCTGCTCTTTGA
- a CDS encoding methanogenesis marker 7 protein: MYKVLLFDGGVYRVNELYELVEDVGGFIIQKTQTHVQILVTLAIPEEERDVIERKSQELGAKLTEIPLGGTEIAVVAPTLGRHHMPHPVCDIAEHLRRYGAITVVMGLARGKGRKSAQISAEEKALINEYDAAVFVLGNFEDCIKTEKVRLFEDIRVPVVVVCGPAIDGLPNCKAVVSGVCRRVERMRRAEDIAKLEEIAEKVSKVIEERRRIIDEDPLFVHPAEVRQRIEDLPAVQKSLRPAPIVLHLDGLRVKIPYHEWKDQLASIDVYGRKLKEIAELSDSRLDGSTLIRIYSASKVESMNQLESKKLLCDQASAHAKE; this comes from the coding sequence ATGTACAAAGTGCTGCTCTTTGACGGCGGCGTTTACCGCGTAAATGAACTTTATGAGCTTGTTGAAGATGTCGGGGGCTTCATTATCCAAAAGACCCAGACACACGTGCAGATTTTGGTCACGCTTGCGATTCCGGAGGAAGAAAGGGATGTCATTGAAAGGAAGTCCCAGGAGCTCGGCGCCAAATTGACGGAAATTCCTCTGGGCGGAACAGAGATCGCCGTCGTTGCACCGACACTCGGACGACATCACATGCCCCACCCTGTCTGTGACATTGCTGAGCATCTTCGCAGATATGGGGCGATCACCGTTGTGATGGGTCTTGCCCGCGGAAAAGGTAGGAAATCGGCGCAGATTAGTGCCGAAGAAAAAGCGTTGATTAATGAATATGATGCAGCCGTTTTTGTCCTGGGCAACTTTGAGGACTGTATCAAGACAGAAAAAGTACGCCTTTTCGAGGACATTAGGGTACCGGTTGTCGTCGTCTGTGGTCCGGCGATTGACGGCCTCCCTAACTGCAAAGCGGTTGTATCTGGTGTCTGCAGAAGGGTTGAGCGGATGAGGCGTGCGGAGGATATCGCGAAGCTTGAAGAAATTGCAGAGAAGGTCAGTAAGGTGATCGAAGAACGAAGGAGGATTATCGATGAGGATCCGCTTTTCGTTCATCCAGCAGAGGTGAGACAACGCATCGAAGATTTGCCAGCTGTGCAGAAGAGTCTGAGGCCAGCGCCGATTGTTTTACATCTTGACGGATTGAGGGTTAAGATACCTTACCATGAGTGGAAAGACCAGCTTGCGTCGATTGATGTTTATGGGCGCAAACTCAAAGAGATCGCCGAGCTTTCGGATTCAAGACTCGATGGAAGCACATTGATCAGGATCTACAGCGCATCAAAAGTTGAGTCGATGAATCAGCTTGAGTCGAAAAAATTATTGTGCGACCAAGCAAGCGCTCATGCGAAAGAATAA
- a CDS encoding winged helix-turn-helix transcriptional regulator, which translates to MEIPDPIKQSLEEIGGLESISSSLPSDGEISRLSKVFHAMSDPLRVKILFILQKQPLCVCLIKELTSVQDSKLSYHLSILKDAGLVIGKQEANWIIYSVTDFGKKLLSTFPSIFHEKIDCDQSRE; encoded by the coding sequence ATGGAGATCCCAGATCCCATCAAGCAATCTCTTGAAGAAATAGGCGGTTTGGAGAGTATTTCATCTTCACTTCCTTCCGATGGAGAAATTTCGCGGTTGAGTAAGGTGTTTCACGCGATGTCCGATCCCCTGCGCGTGAAAATTCTCTTTATTCTCCAAAAACAGCCTCTTTGTGTTTGCTTGATCAAAGAGCTCACTTCCGTCCAGGATTCAAAACTTTCCTATCATCTATCGATTCTGAAAGATGCTGGTCTTGTCATCGGAAAACAAGAGGCGAACTGGATTATATATAGTGTGACCGATTTCGGAAAGAAATTACTATCAACATTTCCTTCAATTTTTCATGAAAAAATCGATTGCGACCAATCAAGGGAGTGA
- a CDS encoding GIY-YIG nuclease family protein — protein sequence MENSQTGSYILIVKLLQNREISIGQFGRFIFEKGLYAYVGSAMNGLHARISRHFSNVKKKHWHIDYLLDCGQPLEAFLIPSSVKRECEINAHLEKIIDCKPFLKGFGSSDCDCFSHLHKITERTLMRIEEIAKENNWLRYTQLRHSE from the coding sequence ATGGAGAATTCCCAGACTGGATCATATATTCTGATCGTCAAACTTTTGCAAAATAGAGAAATCTCCATCGGTCAATTTGGAAGATTCATTTTCGAAAAGGGGCTTTACGCTTATGTTGGATCCGCGATGAATGGACTTCATGCGCGCATTAGCCGTCACTTTTCAAATGTCAAAAAGAAGCACTGGCACATTGATTACCTGCTCGATTGCGGCCAGCCTCTTGAGGCTTTTCTCATCCCATCATCTGTGAAAAGAGAATGCGAGATCAACGCTCATTTAGAGAAAATCATTGATTGCAAACCATTTTTGAAAGGGTTTGGTTCGTCCGATTGCGATTGTTTTTCCCATCTGCATAAGATCACTGAAAGAACGCTCATGCGTATCGAAGAAATCGCCAAAGAAAATAATTGGCTCAGGTACACGCAACTCAGGCACTCGGAATAA